From the genome of Winogradskyella forsetii, one region includes:
- a CDS encoding SDR family oxidoreductase, with translation MYSNPHHTTDLSKLSFLITGGGGFIGSNLTEYLLKYNAKKVRVLDNFSNGHRENLTEFMDHPAFELIESDIRDLDTCKMAMDGMDYVSHQAALGSVPRSINDPATTNEVNISGFLNMMIALKDSPTVKRMVYAASSSTYGDSKALPKVEDTIGKPLSPYAVTKYVNELYADVFGTTYDTDVIGLRYFNVFGPKQSPNGAYAAVIPLFMQALKDNNSPKINGDGEQTRDFTFIDNVVQANVKGFFASNDAKNEVFNVACGERITINYLWESLRLAADSDLKAIYGPNRQGDVRDSLADISKGEKLLGYKPKYTVREGLKITWDYFN, from the coding sequence ATGTATTCAAACCCACATCACACCACAGACCTATCAAAGTTAAGTTTTTTAATCACAGGAGGTGGAGGCTTTATTGGCTCTAATCTTACAGAATACTTACTGAAGTATAACGCTAAAAAAGTTAGGGTTTTAGATAATTTTTCTAACGGTCACCGCGAAAACTTAACAGAGTTTATGGACCATCCTGCTTTCGAATTGATAGAAAGCGATATTAGGGATTTGGACACTTGTAAAATGGCAATGGATGGGATGGACTATGTCTCTCACCAAGCCGCTTTAGGTTCTGTACCACGTTCTATCAATGATCCAGCTACAACGAATGAAGTTAATATTTCCGGATTTTTAAATATGATGATTGCTTTGAAGGATAGTCCAACGGTAAAACGTATGGTATACGCAGCGTCAAGTTCAACTTATGGAGATAGTAAAGCATTACCAAAAGTCGAGGATACCATCGGAAAACCGTTGTCACCTTACGCTGTTACAAAGTATGTCAACGAATTGTATGCCGATGTATTTGGTACTACTTATGATACTGATGTTATTGGTTTAAGATATTTTAATGTTTTTGGACCAAAGCAAAGTCCTAATGGCGCATATGCAGCAGTGATTCCTTTGTTCATGCAGGCCTTGAAAGATAATAATTCGCCTAAAATAAACGGCGATGGAGAGCAAACTAGGGACTTTACCTTTATAGATAATGTTGTTCAAGCTAATGTAAAAGGATTCTTTGCTTCTAATGATGCAAAAAATGAAGTCTTTAATGTGGCCTGTGGTGAGCGTATTACCATCAATTACTTATGGGAGTCGCTTCGGCTTGCAGCAGATTCAGACTTAAAAGCCATATATGGTCCAAACAGACAAGGTGATGTTAGGGATTCTTTAGCAGATATTTCTAAAGGCGAAAAACTATTAGGTTATAAACCAAAATATACTGTAAGGGAAGGTTTGAAGATTACTTGGGACTATTTTAATTAA
- a CDS encoding cob(I)yrinic acid a,c-diamide adenosyltransferase, which produces MKIYTKTGDKGTTALFGGTRVPKHHIRIESYGTIDELNSHIGLIRDQDIDQLYKNTLMHIQDRLFTVGAILATDPEKATLKNGEQRLKIPKISNEDIDKLEKEMDIMEDSLPQMTHFVLPGGHQTVSFCHIARTVCRRAERLASHLNDLEPFQPETLMYINRLSDYLFVLARKLSHDLQAEEIKWIPEKTS; this is translated from the coding sequence TTGAAAATATATACAAAAACAGGAGACAAAGGCACAACAGCACTTTTCGGTGGCACCCGTGTTCCAAAACATCATATAAGAATAGAAAGCTATGGCACTATTGACGAGCTTAACTCGCACATTGGACTCATAAGGGATCAAGACATTGATCAACTTTACAAAAACACTTTGATGCATATTCAAGATCGACTATTTACAGTTGGCGCTATATTGGCGACAGATCCTGAAAAAGCAACTTTAAAAAATGGGGAGCAACGCTTAAAAATTCCGAAGATCTCCAACGAAGACATTGATAAACTAGAAAAAGAAATGGACATTATGGAAGACAGTCTTCCACAAATGACGCACTTTGTTTTACCAGGAGGACATCAAACTGTGTCATTCTGTCACATTGCACGCACCGTTTGCCGTAGAGCGGAACGTTTGGCGTCACATCTTAATGATTTAGAACCGTTTCAACCCGAAACCCTCATGTATATCAATAGACTATCTGACTATCTTTTTGTATTGGCACGGAAGTTGTCACATGATTTGCAAGCTGAAGAGATAAAGTGGATTCCTGAAAAGACCTCTTAA
- a CDS encoding polysaccharide biosynthesis/export family protein encodes MKRIKLLIILLSCVIVSSCIPHKDTIYLQNKENANYDSIPNNLTEIQKPYRIQVNDILNVRVKALDQETVSILNPAGDTNLNAGSAERAYFDGFTVDVHGNIRIPTLGYINVLGFTTEEIEKNIEKKLLEEQFKETANIFVTVKLAGLRYTANGEVGNPGSQVLFTERVNIFEAIANVGEIPVTGNKKDVKIIRQYPQGQKIHSLDLTDVKVMQSPYYYIQPNDIIYVEPLKQKSLGTGTTAISSITTIASILSLLTTGILLYSRL; translated from the coding sequence ATGAAGCGGATAAAGCTTTTGATTATTTTGTTGAGTTGTGTCATTGTTAGTTCTTGTATCCCTCATAAGGACACTATATATCTACAAAATAAAGAGAATGCTAATTATGATAGCATTCCAAATAATTTAACCGAAATTCAGAAACCTTATAGAATTCAAGTTAATGATATTCTTAATGTCAGAGTAAAGGCATTGGATCAAGAAACAGTATCTATTTTAAACCCGGCAGGAGATACGAATTTAAATGCTGGTAGCGCTGAGCGGGCTTATTTTGATGGGTTTACAGTAGATGTTCATGGTAATATAAGGATACCGACCTTGGGTTACATAAATGTTTTAGGGTTTACTACTGAAGAAATTGAAAAAAATATTGAAAAAAAATTACTTGAAGAGCAGTTTAAAGAAACGGCTAATATCTTTGTCACTGTAAAACTTGCTGGTCTAAGATATACTGCCAATGGGGAAGTTGGTAATCCTGGAAGTCAGGTGTTGTTTACTGAACGTGTAAACATTTTTGAAGCTATTGCCAATGTTGGTGAAATACCTGTAACTGGGAATAAAAAAGATGTCAAAATTATTAGACAATATCCTCAAGGTCAAAAAATACATAGTTTGGATTTAACCGATGTAAAGGTTATGCAATCACCGTATTATTACATACAGCCTAATGATATTATTTATGTAGAACCTTTAAAACAGAAGTCTCTCGGAACAGGAACAACGGCAATTTCTAGTATTACAACAATAGCTTCCATTCTTTCGCTACTTACTACTGGAATCTTACTTTATTCAAGACTATAA
- a CDS encoding O-methyltransferase produces MYQIKEYIKFLLNSTNQHGVHSPFVYNFITKCLYDKTAYEAYTKLLDYKKTLENSKTILQITDFGEGSKTLDAHKRRVSKMAKTSSSSKKDAQLLFRVSKYFDFKNSLELGTSLGMGTYALSLANSNATITTIEGCPNTSAFAKSQLENQGVKNVEFLIGNFNDTIPNIKNNQFDFIYFDGHHNKQATIQYFETLLPKTHNETVFVFDDIYWSKGMTEAWEYIKNHNAVTVTVDGFHLGFVFFRKEQEKEHFKIRL; encoded by the coding sequence ATGTACCAAATAAAAGAATACATAAAATTTCTACTAAACTCCACAAACCAACACGGCGTCCACTCCCCTTTTGTCTATAATTTCATAACTAAATGTCTTTATGATAAAACAGCATACGAAGCTTACACTAAACTCCTTGACTATAAGAAAACGTTAGAAAACTCAAAGACGATATTACAAATCACAGATTTTGGAGAAGGCTCTAAAACACTTGACGCTCATAAAAGAAGAGTCAGTAAAATGGCCAAAACATCCAGTAGTTCAAAAAAAGATGCTCAACTCTTATTTAGAGTTTCTAAATATTTCGACTTTAAAAACAGTTTAGAATTAGGGACCTCTTTAGGCATGGGAACTTACGCCTTGTCATTAGCGAATTCCAATGCCACAATTACAACTATTGAGGGTTGTCCAAATACCTCGGCATTTGCGAAATCCCAACTTGAAAATCAAGGTGTTAAAAATGTAGAATTCTTAATAGGAAATTTTAACGATACTATTCCAAATATAAAAAACAACCAATTCGATTTCATCTACTTCGACGGCCATCATAATAAACAAGCAACCATTCAATATTTTGAAACTTTATTGCCCAAAACCCATAATGAAACCGTTTTCGTTTTCGATGATATTTATTGGTCCAAAGGCATGACCGAAGCCTGGGAATATATAAAAAACCATAATGCCGTAACCGTAACTGTAGATGGCTTTCATTTAGGCTTCGTATTCTTCAGGAAAGAACAAGAAAAAGAACATTTTAAAATCAGATTGTAA
- a CDS encoding sugar transferase, with protein sequence MITKTQLQVKHLFDVVLVIIVMPLIIVPILILVIIATIDTKKIGIFSQYRVGQHGKLFKIYKIRTLKDGEHQLGHFDQYASPIGKFFRRTKLNEFPQLFNILIGDMSFVGPRPDLQGFADELKGDDRIILKVKPGITGPASLKYRNEEYVLERQKDPDHYNRTIIWVDKVKINKKYVMNYSFCLDLKLILKSTLNK encoded by the coding sequence TTGATTACTAAAACTCAACTTCAGGTCAAACACTTATTTGATGTGGTTTTGGTAATTATAGTAATGCCATTAATTATAGTTCCTATTCTAATACTTGTGATTATTGCGACTATAGATACGAAAAAAATTGGCATATTTTCTCAATATCGCGTTGGTCAACATGGCAAATTGTTCAAAATATATAAAATAAGAACATTAAAAGACGGCGAGCATCAATTAGGTCATTTTGATCAGTATGCATCACCGATCGGAAAATTCTTTAGACGTACAAAACTAAATGAGTTTCCCCAGCTATTTAATATCTTAATCGGTGATATGAGTTTTGTGGGCCCAAGACCTGATTTGCAAGGTTTTGCTGACGAATTAAAGGGTGATGATAGAATTATTTTAAAAGTCAAACCAGGGATTACCGGTCCTGCATCCTTAAAATACAGGAATGAAGAATACGTATTAGAACGGCAAAAAGATCCGGATCACTACAATAGAACGATTATTTGGGTAGATAAAGTGAAAATCAATAAAAAGTATGTTATGAATTACAGTTTTTGTTTAGATTTGAAACTCATTTTAAAATCTACTTTAAACAAATGA
- a CDS encoding ABC-F family ATP-binding cassette domain-containing protein, producing MNYLNVENISKSFGELVLFKDLSFSIHKDQKIAFVAKNGSGKTSILNILSSKDTPDEGQIVIRKGLRLAFLDQEPDLDPNLTLEETIFASDIPTIKIIEAYENALKNPEDTKGYQKAFEAMDRNNAWEFETQYQQTLSQLKLDDLSLKVNTLSGGQKKRLALAQSLLSKPDILILDEPTNHLDLEMIEWLEDYFAKTQQTLFMVTHDRYFLERVCNEIIELDQGQLYTYKGNYSYYLEKKEARIENEATEVGKAKQLFKKELEWMRRQPKARTTKSKSRIDDFSEIKSKAHKRRNDHQIQLEINMERLGSKIIEFHNVSKSFKDKTILDGFEYTFKKGERIGVIGKNGTGKSTFLNLLTQSLQPDAGKIVIGETVKIGYYTQGGIKAKPNQKVIDVIKEFGDYIPLAKGRQISAQQLLERFLFDRKKQWDFVEKLSGGEQKRLYLCTVLIQNPNVLILDEPTNDLDIVTLNVLEDFLMDFPGVLLVVSHDRYFMDKIVDHMFVFRGEGVVDDFPGNYSDFRAYDNSQTKEIEPAEKIDNTKAVKQNEANKLDYNEQKEYKNLESKIRALELDKTTLEAKFLDPDLSQDEIKKLSDKLQIIMDTIEEKEMRWFELSEKLEN from the coding sequence TTGAATTACCTCAACGTAGAAAACATATCAAAATCTTTTGGAGAACTCGTTCTATTTAAAGATTTATCCTTTAGCATCCATAAAGATCAAAAGATTGCTTTTGTGGCTAAAAATGGAAGTGGAAAGACGTCTATCCTTAATATTTTATCTAGCAAAGACACACCTGATGAAGGGCAAATTGTCATTAGAAAAGGGCTTCGTCTGGCATTTCTGGACCAAGAACCCGATTTGGACCCTAATCTCACACTCGAAGAAACCATTTTTGCTTCAGATATTCCAACCATCAAAATTATTGAAGCTTACGAAAATGCGCTGAAAAACCCTGAAGACACAAAAGGGTATCAAAAAGCATTTGAGGCTATGGACAGAAACAATGCCTGGGAATTTGAAACGCAATATCAACAAACACTTTCGCAGTTAAAGCTAGATGACTTATCCTTAAAAGTGAACACACTTTCCGGTGGGCAAAAAAAGCGCTTGGCACTAGCACAATCCCTGTTGAGCAAACCAGATATTCTAATTTTAGATGAACCGACGAACCATCTCGATTTAGAAATGATTGAATGGTTGGAAGACTACTTTGCCAAAACACAACAAACCTTGTTTATGGTCACACACGATCGCTATTTTTTGGAGCGGGTTTGTAATGAAATTATAGAATTAGATCAGGGACAACTCTACACCTACAAAGGAAACTATTCGTATTATTTAGAAAAAAAGGAAGCCAGAATCGAAAACGAAGCGACCGAAGTTGGTAAAGCCAAGCAACTTTTTAAAAAAGAACTCGAATGGATGCGTCGCCAGCCAAAAGCGCGTACAACAAAATCCAAGAGTAGAATCGATGATTTTTCAGAAATAAAATCGAAAGCCCATAAACGTCGAAATGATCACCAAATTCAGTTGGAAATCAATATGGAACGTTTAGGCAGCAAGATTATTGAATTTCATAATGTCTCTAAATCATTTAAAGACAAAACTATTTTAGATGGTTTTGAATACACCTTTAAAAAAGGCGAACGTATTGGTGTCATTGGAAAAAACGGAACTGGAAAATCCACATTTCTTAACTTATTAACCCAAAGCTTACAACCAGATGCTGGAAAAATTGTTATTGGAGAAACGGTTAAAATTGGTTATTACACGCAAGGCGGAATTAAAGCAAAACCCAACCAAAAGGTCATTGATGTCATCAAGGAGTTTGGCGATTATATTCCATTGGCCAAAGGCCGACAAATTAGTGCCCAACAATTGCTAGAACGCTTTTTATTTGACCGTAAAAAACAATGGGATTTTGTGGAAAAACTAAGTGGTGGAGAACAAAAACGACTTTATTTATGTACCGTTTTAATTCAGAACCCTAATGTGTTGATTCTCGATGAGCCTACAAATGATTTAGACATTGTCACATTAAATGTACTAGAAGATTTTCTAATGGATTTTCCAGGCGTCCTGCTTGTCGTTTCGCACGACCGTTATTTTATGGATAAAATTGTAGATCATATGTTTGTCTTTAGAGGCGAAGGCGTGGTTGATGATTTTCCGGGAAACTATTCAGATTTTAGGGCTTATGACAATAGCCAAACAAAGGAAATTGAGCCAGCCGAAAAAATCGATAATACCAAAGCTGTAAAACAAAACGAAGCCAATAAGTTAGATTACAACGAACAAAAAGAATACAAGAATTTAGAATCTAAGATTCGCGCGTTGGAATTAGATAAAACAACATTGGAAGCGAAATTCCTTGATCCTGATTTATCACAAGACGAGATTAAAAAACTCTCCGATAAGCTTCAAATAATCATGGATACGATTGAAGAAAAGGAAATGCGTTGGTTTGAGTTATCTGAGAAATTAGAAAACTAA
- a CDS encoding ABC transporter ATP-binding protein — translation MNGNVIEIRNIIRDFKLGQEIVHVLKGIDLDIKRGEYVAIMGPSGSGKSTLMNLLGCLDTPTAGSYNLNGNDVSQMTDDELADIRNTEIGFVFQTFNLLPRTTALDNVALPMVYAGASKKEREERASQVLTDVGLADRMDHKPNQLSGGQRQRVAVGRALVNKPSIILADEPTGNLDSKTGTEIMALFDEIHKSGNTVIMVTHEEEIAAHAKRVIRLRDGVIESDTFNV, via the coding sequence ATGAACGGCAACGTCATTGAAATTAGAAATATCATTAGGGATTTTAAATTAGGACAAGAAATTGTTCATGTTTTAAAAGGCATTGATTTAGACATTAAACGTGGCGAATATGTGGCAATTATGGGACCATCTGGTTCTGGAAAATCCACACTAATGAACCTATTAGGCTGTTTAGATACACCAACGGCTGGCTCTTATAACTTAAACGGAAATGACGTAAGCCAAATGACTGATGATGAACTCGCAGACATTAGAAATACTGAAATTGGATTTGTTTTTCAAACTTTTAATTTACTGCCAAGAACAACCGCTTTAGATAATGTAGCGCTACCGATGGTCTATGCTGGAGCATCCAAAAAAGAACGAGAAGAACGCGCTTCACAAGTACTCACTGATGTTGGACTAGCAGACCGAATGGATCACAAACCCAATCAACTTTCTGGTGGTCAAAGACAACGAGTTGCAGTCGGTAGAGCTTTAGTTAACAAACCATCCATCATCTTGGCTGATGAGCCAACCGGGAATCTCGATTCTAAAACAGGTACTGAAATCATGGCCCTCTTCGATGAAATTCATAAATCTGGAAATACGGTTATTATGGTAACGCACGAAGAAGAAATCGCAGCTCATGCTAAACGTGTTATTCGTTTACGCGATGGTGTTATTGAGAGTGATACTTTTAATGTGTAA
- a CDS encoding polysaccharide biosynthesis tyrosine autokinase has protein sequence MREYEEFEDAESQSMTFDFRGFLFKVLNLWKFVLVCIGAALLIAYFVNVRKQNVYRLDSLISIDNDQNPFFTANTSISFNWGGVSGKVGKVMTAIKTRTHNEKVVDSLQYYMEYLEEGKYRKIDIYKRAPFEFIIDKSKSQILNYPVGIRFLNENEFEVFTAFEESSAAGQKFGDKSKTRVEVPIGVFKKSFKSGETINLPFLNGQILVKPQRNIKKGAEFFLKFSNFDGVVNAYKSNLAISTYSEASSSVLKLQLSGHNKAKIVDFLNATSAILSEAELERKNLYATNTIKFIDSSLAAVNLNLKDFNDEMNQFRRDNKVFNVSDEIAQISDELRQIELEKQDEESKLDYLKNLEVYLNTKTDYTDIAAPTSVGIDENNILNSVSKIVALAAERQNLEYTTKEGSGLFRELDRRIDSEKNVLLETIDATKETIGVGIANLIRKIANLESKLGELPEDEQQFLKIQRKLDISQEAYNIYLAKRSEAAIVKAANVSDLSIVDEAKDIGGGLIGPNKSLNYMMGLMLGFFTPLLLIFIVYLLDNTIHGSDEVVRLSNIPILGLIGKYRYKNNLVAYEKPKSAVAESFRAIRSSLQFIFNKEEQNTRAKTLMITSSVSGEGKTFTSINIATVYALSGKKTILLGLDLRKPKIFGDFNITNDKGVVNYLIGDSTLDEISTHTHIDNLDIIPSGPIPPNPSELLMSSKMKEMIATLKREYDMIILDTPPLGLVTDALELTQYADATVFMVRLDYTKKGMLQLVNAKHRSGELKNVSFVLNFYRHKNNHNYGYGYGYGYGYGYGVYGNTYHEKDNISILKKIKNFLKRI, from the coding sequence ATGAGAGAATACGAAGAGTTCGAAGATGCAGAGTCTCAAAGTATGACATTTGACTTTAGGGGTTTTCTTTTTAAAGTTTTAAATTTATGGAAGTTTGTTCTGGTTTGTATTGGAGCGGCCTTATTAATAGCTTACTTTGTTAATGTACGCAAACAAAATGTCTATAGGCTAGATTCCTTAATTTCCATAGATAATGATCAGAATCCCTTTTTTACGGCGAATACAAGTATATCATTTAATTGGGGTGGAGTTTCAGGTAAAGTAGGTAAGGTAATGACAGCTATTAAAACCCGTACCCATAATGAAAAAGTAGTGGATTCTCTTCAATATTATATGGAATATTTAGAAGAAGGGAAGTATCGTAAAATCGACATTTATAAACGCGCTCCTTTTGAGTTTATTATTGATAAGTCTAAGAGTCAAATTCTTAATTACCCTGTGGGAATAAGATTTTTAAATGAGAATGAATTCGAAGTATTTACTGCATTTGAAGAAAGTAGTGCGGCAGGTCAAAAGTTTGGTGATAAATCAAAGACTAGAGTTGAGGTTCCAATCGGCGTTTTTAAAAAATCGTTTAAAAGTGGAGAAACCATTAACTTACCGTTTCTTAACGGACAAATTCTAGTTAAACCGCAACGTAATATTAAGAAAGGAGCAGAGTTTTTTCTTAAGTTTAGTAATTTTGATGGCGTTGTAAATGCTTATAAGTCAAATCTTGCAATATCAACTTATTCGGAAGCTTCTTCATCTGTTTTGAAACTGCAATTGTCTGGCCACAATAAAGCTAAGATTGTAGATTTTCTCAATGCTACCTCTGCTATTTTAAGTGAAGCTGAGCTAGAACGTAAAAATTTATATGCCACCAATACCATTAAATTTATTGATAGTAGTCTGGCAGCTGTAAATTTGAACCTCAAGGATTTTAACGATGAGATGAATCAATTTCGAAGAGATAATAAGGTGTTTAATGTTAGTGACGAAATTGCTCAGATCTCAGATGAACTTCGACAAATTGAATTGGAAAAACAAGATGAAGAATCAAAATTAGACTACTTAAAGAATCTTGAGGTTTATTTGAATACCAAAACCGATTATACCGATATTGCCGCACCAACAAGTGTCGGTATAGATGAAAACAATATTCTCAATAGTGTTTCTAAAATTGTTGCTTTAGCTGCTGAACGCCAAAATCTTGAGTACACAACTAAAGAAGGGTCAGGTCTTTTTAGGGAGTTGGACAGACGCATCGACTCTGAGAAAAATGTGCTACTTGAAACAATAGATGCAACAAAGGAAACAATTGGCGTAGGAATAGCGAATTTGATTCGTAAAATTGCTAATCTTGAGTCCAAATTAGGGGAGTTGCCTGAAGACGAACAACAGTTTTTAAAGATTCAACGAAAATTAGATATTAGCCAAGAAGCGTATAATATTTACTTAGCTAAGCGTAGTGAAGCTGCCATTGTAAAAGCTGCAAATGTTTCTGATCTAAGCATTGTTGATGAAGCTAAAGATATAGGTGGAGGTTTAATAGGTCCTAATAAATCCCTCAATTATATGATGGGGCTAATGTTAGGTTTTTTTACGCCTTTACTTTTAATATTTATTGTATATCTTTTAGATAACACCATTCATGGTTCGGATGAGGTAGTCAGATTGTCCAATATTCCTATTTTAGGGTTAATTGGTAAATACCGTTATAAAAACAATTTGGTAGCTTATGAGAAGCCAAAGTCTGCAGTAGCCGAATCCTTTAGGGCGATTAGATCGAGTTTACAGTTTATTTTTAATAAGGAAGAGCAGAATACAAGAGCAAAGACTTTAATGATAACCTCTTCAGTTAGCGGTGAAGGAAAAACGTTTACATCTATTAATATTGCTACAGTTTATGCACTTTCTGGAAAAAAGACCATTTTGCTAGGACTTGATTTGCGAAAACCAAAAATCTTTGGTGATTTTAATATTACCAACGATAAAGGTGTGGTTAATTATCTTATTGGAGATAGCACTTTAGATGAGATTTCAACGCATACTCATATTGATAACTTAGACATTATCCCTTCAGGTCCTATTCCTCCTAATCCTTCAGAATTGTTAATGAGTAGTAAGATGAAGGAAATGATAGCGACGCTTAAGCGAGAGTATGACATGATTATTTTAGATACGCCGCCATTAGGTTTGGTTACTGATGCCTTAGAATTAACACAGTATGCAGATGCTACTGTTTTTATGGTGCGTTTAGATTATACCAAAAAAGGCATGCTTCAACTGGTTAATGCTAAGCATCGTAGTGGTGAATTGAAAAACGTTAGTTTTGTTCTTAATTTCTACAGACATAAGAACAATCACAATTATGGTTATGGTTATGGCTATGGTTATGGTTATGGTTACGGAGTTTATGGGAATACCTATCACGAAAAGGATAATATTTCAATATTAAAAAAAATTAAGAATTTCTTGAAAAGAATTTAA
- a CDS encoding nucleotide sugar dehydrogenase, translating to MTHSEDKIAIIGLGYVGLPLAVEFAKQYFVIGFDINKQRISELNNGVDKTLEVENDNLKSVLTTDLNANKGLYITDNVEALAVTNVYIITVPTPTDALNKPVFTPLIKASETVGKVLSKNDIVIYESTVYPGATEDICVPILAEFSGLKYNEDFFAGYSPERINPGDKEHTVTKILKVTSGSTPEIAQKVNNLYLKVITAGTHLAPSIKVAEAAKVIENSQRDINIAFVNELSKIFRLLDIDTKAVLEAAGTKWNFLKFSPGLVGGHCIGVDPYYLAQKAIESGYNPEIILAGRKMNDSMGSYVATETVKMMIKKGATIKGSKALVLGITFKENCPDIRNSRVIDIIEELETYHVNVDVYDPWASKEEVKHEYNLDLINDFGDLSSDYDAVILAVSHNEFLKLDITKLKKQTSVVFDVKSLLPIDTIDARL from the coding sequence ATGACACATTCAGAAGATAAAATTGCAATCATAGGTTTAGGCTATGTCGGTTTGCCCCTTGCCGTAGAATTTGCAAAACAATATTTTGTTATTGGTTTCGATATCAATAAACAGCGTATCAGTGAATTAAATAATGGTGTCGATAAAACATTAGAAGTCGAAAACGATAATTTAAAATCAGTATTAACTACAGATTTGAATGCTAACAAAGGACTTTATATAACAGATAATGTAGAGGCATTGGCAGTAACAAATGTTTATATTATTACCGTACCAACACCAACGGACGCTTTAAATAAGCCCGTGTTTACACCATTAATAAAAGCAAGTGAAACTGTTGGGAAAGTATTGTCTAAAAATGATATCGTTATATATGAATCAACTGTTTATCCTGGAGCAACTGAAGATATCTGTGTTCCGATTCTAGCAGAATTTTCTGGATTAAAATATAATGAAGACTTTTTTGCAGGTTACTCACCTGAACGCATAAATCCAGGTGATAAAGAGCACACAGTTACTAAAATTTTAAAGGTAACTTCAGGTTCTACACCAGAGATAGCTCAAAAAGTTAACAATTTATATTTAAAAGTTATAACAGCAGGAACGCATTTAGCACCTTCCATTAAAGTAGCTGAGGCGGCAAAGGTGATTGAGAACTCACAACGCGATATCAATATTGCTTTTGTCAACGAATTATCAAAAATATTCAGACTATTGGATATCGATACTAAAGCTGTTTTGGAAGCTGCTGGTACCAAATGGAACTTCTTAAAGTTTTCGCCAGGTTTGGTTGGTGGTCATTGTATTGGCGTCGATCCATATTATTTGGCACAAAAGGCAATTGAGTCTGGTTATAATCCTGAAATTATCTTAGCCGGTCGAAAAATGAACGATAGTATGGGAAGCTATGTTGCCACGGAAACGGTAAAGATGATGATTAAAAAAGGAGCTACCATAAAAGGATCAAAAGCTTTAGTTTTAGGAATTACTTTTAAAGAAAATTGTCCAGATATTAGAAACTCTAGAGTTATTGATATTATAGAAGAATTAGAAACTTATCATGTCAATGTAGATGTTTATGATCCATGGGCATCGAAAGAAGAAGTAAAGCATGAGTATAATTTAGACCTTATCAACGATTTTGGTGATTTAAGTTCAGATTACGATGCCGTTATCTTAGCAGTTTCACATAACGAATTCTTAAAACTGGATATCACTAAGTTGAAAAAACAAACCAGTGTTGTTTTCGATGTAAAATCATTACTTCCAATAGACACTATAGACGCAAGATTATAA